GCTCGTCGTCTAGCAATCCTTGCCTCCAATTCTAGGAGCTTTCGACGTGCAGCCTCCCTGCGACGCTCCTCCTCAATAGCAACCCtcatcttctcttcctccctaGCAATTCTCTGCTCCTCAGCTCTTCTGGCAGCTTCTAGCGTCTCTTGCTCAGCTTGCCAAGCAGCCTGTTTCGCCTCTTCTTCCACTAATcgccgcctctcctcctcctcttttaTCAacttctccctctcctcctcttgttTCTGAGCAATTTCTCTGACTCTGGCCTGTTCTTCCACTACCCGCTGTCTCTCTTGCTCTTGTACCCTCAAGATCATATCTAGCTCTGCCTCAAATGACTCCCTTACTGGGTCATGGAAATCAGATGGTCTGAttgcttcctttttcttctttattgAACTCAAATTAACGGCAGCAATGCTATCAAAACTGCCATCCTCAACTAAAGGCTTCACAGGGCTTCCAATGAGCGGCTTCTCCCTGCCAAATTTTGGTACTGGCTCATTAAGTAAAAGTCCTTTATAACCAAGAACTGGTTGCATCTTGGAAACAGCATTGTTATGAAAAGAACTCCCTCTGTACCAATGATTCGAATTATCACTGTAACGTTCGCCAGCAGTCTCCCCCAAACGTGCACTCCCATAAAGTTCTGCCCCATTCTGTCCATAGGATCGCAGAGCCGGCTCCCTGTTAGTATTCCACAAATCCTTGGAGGAACCATTAGACAACCTTTCACGGTAAATTTGTCCGCTGCTCCCCTTCCCTGCACTGTATGGGCGATCGTCTGTCCTCTCTATATTGTGGCTGGGCCCAAGAGGTCGCCACAAACTGTCTTGTTCACCCTCTTTATTTGCAGCAACCAAATCTTTCCTGAAAGACTCATTTTTTAAGGGTTCTCTCATCGCACCATAAAGGTTGTGCCCTGGAATCATGGGTTCACTCCTACCAAATCCCCTCTCCTTACTGTCACGCTCTGGTAGGCTCAGCCCTGTATCACGCTCATCATCAGCCCAATTAGAATCATACCTAAGACGCACCAGCGGAAGCGGTCCCAAATCATGCTTCTGTGCCTTCTCCACTGAAGCATGGCCACCAGCACCTGTGCCACCACTAGAAGCCAAGGGCTCATTACCACGTGAGGGCATCACCTGTGGCCGCATGCCAAGGGGCATGTGCCGAGCCTCCGGCGTGGCAGCCCGAGCCTCATCACTGTCCTTGCGGCGTTGCTGAacaggcggcggagggggtgGCGCAACTGCTGCTTTCAGAGATGGGAAGTCCTCCCCCCGCCAGACGTTGGATTTCTCCTGGAATCCATATGACGGGTGCCTGGCAACGTCGCTAGTAAGCGGAACTGAGCCAGGGGGCTTCTCGGAGGCCGGAGCAGGCTTCGTCCATCCTGCCACGGCCCCGGCGGATCGAGCCGGGGCTGAGGAGACTCCACGGCccttggtggcggcggtgccaTCAAAGCGCTCGTGCTCCTTGCGGAGCGAGGGGAGGTTCAGCGGCGGAGGTACGGAAAGCTTGGGCTTGGCCGCAGAAGGGCCGCGACCGCGGGAGAGCACCACcatgcccccgccgccggtggaGGGTGGAGCGGGGCGGGAGGGGCGGCCGCCATGTTGGGATGGGGCGTACTGGCCGTACGATCGGTTGAGGTTAACAGATACGGACTTGCCGGCGTGCGACatcggcggctgcggctgcggctgcggcggcggcggggcgcatgaaaccctagccgcagCCCGATGCGCGCGTGGGCGAGCAAGGGGGCGCGCCCGCGTCGGCTCGGAGTCGGGTTTATACAGCGGACGGGTGGTtaggcggagggggaggaggtggaggtgagGGTGGCTCACCGCCGAtgaggaggcgacggcggtggGGTGGTGGCCTGGTGGGATTTGGGAACGGGGGGGTTGGTGTCTGGTCCGGACGAGGGAGGGGAACGGATGCGGGGGGTGTGCACGGCGGCACGAATCTTGGAGCTCCTGGTTTTGGTATTCGGTGCGCGTCCGTCGTCACCGCTCAGGTCGGCAACGTTTTCAAAGTCGGCGATGTCTCGGCCTCCAGGGGCCCACGTGAACCACGCTTGTGCTTGTAAATTGTACGCGAATGACCATATAAAAGAAGTAAATTGCACGATACACGTATCAAAGAGAAAATCACAAACCAGGGATTTTAAGTCATATCTAACTCTAACACTAAAAAAGCTCAGCCAAATTAATGATCCCGGCCAATCTCATCTCTCCAAAAGCCTTCTCCCCTATGGTAATAAGGTGTAGCAACCCCTAAGGTTGATCAACGTCTCAAAATCATGCTCGATGATATAGCATGTACACACTATACTATGGGATCAATTGATGACAAGAAGAATACAACATTCTCGCAGTGTTCTATAGTGTGTGTTCATGGTATCTTCGTACCCCTAACGTGTGGAACTGTGGAACATGATTATCATCAACCAATACATATACCAGTCTGCATATATGTGTTCTCAACTTCTACTTGATGATCCATAAGAATGTTTGAACATGGCATaataaatacttgtcgtggttttagtgcaaactaaaaccacgacaagtatttaggaacggagggagtaattaacaTAAAGGATATCATCATATATGTGACTTTATTTGAAGTATCCTCAACATACTGACCTATTTATTATCAAATGTTCATGAGATCTGGAGTTGGATGTTGGATGGAACTAAGGGGTGTTGGTATCTGGAGGAGGCACGTACTTCTCGGATAGGTGCAAAATGTCAATGAAAGAAGACGAGTGAAGAGGCACTGGTTCTCGCCTACAAGTCTGTAAAACTCTGCCCGGTAGGCGATAATGGGCTAGTCTTTTCATGAAGGATGCAGTTTGGTGCACACAATGTGGAGGAGTTGAACGGCAGTCTGGTTGTCACGCCCAGAGGATCAACATCAATGTCATTCATCCGTGCGAGTGCAGCCACAATCGTTCAAGTGTAAAGCATCTAGCCGTTTGGTGCATCGTAGAACAATAGTGCCGACCTCGTTTTGGTGCATGGAAGAGTATTGTTTGACCTACCACCACGCCAACTCCAAGAATTAGCAAACAACTCCTCTAAAGGCGCTGACTAAGTTGATTCATAATTGAACGTCAAGGACAAAAGCGCATGAGGCATGTTCGTCGCATCATCGGCGGTGGCACCGAGCCTAGGGACCAGAAGCGCAAATAAGTCAAGGAGAAAATTAATTGGGCTAATTAACTTCATGTTTGGTTAGACTTAACTTGTGGCATTTGAATTATAGCTTATCATTTATTGGACTCCATCATTTATAGGTTTTAGGTTTTGGGTGTTTACTAGATATGGTTATAAACGGAAGGTTTGACTTTTTTTCGCAAGAATTATCATCTTACCATCAGAATTTTCCCtaatttcctttcttttctcctccctTTGTCCTATTTTGGGCTGTTATGTTAATCTTTTTATGAGTTTTATGAATATGCGTTCAAATTGGAAGATATTACTGGAATTTAAACCTATGTTTCTGTGTAGTGCTATGGTTTAACTTGAGGCTAAACAATGACCAATTTTGTAATTAGGTAATGTCCAAATTTGACATGTGCGTACTGCCTTTTGGGCCAAAATTTCAATTATAgaaaaatttgttcaaaattgtTATCCTCACAAGCAAAAAACGCCGccggaaggaaaaaaaagttaaactTTTCGTTTTGAGCCAGGAGCTGTGTTGTGACAAATGACCACGAAATTGCAATGTTATAGTTTGACTTGAGACTAAACACTGACTAATTTGTAATCAGGTAATGTCCAAATTTGACATGTGGGTGATGCTTTTTGGGCCAAAATTTCAATTATAAGAAGAAACTGTTCAAAACCGTTATCCTCACGAGCAAAAAACGCCGTtcagaggaaaaagaaaagggttaAACTTTTCGTTTTGGGTCAGGATGTGTGTTGTGACAAATGATCACGAAATTACAATAACATGTTATTGCACAAACATACAACCCGGCAATATGTTTCGGCAAAGATCGAAAAATACGTCACCaattttcagagaaaaagCACGGCTATCGCTCgctctcaaaaagaaaaagaaaaaagaaaaacgatgTCGCTCGCAGCCACGGCTGGCGGCGGCTtttggaaaaggaaaaaaacaatcCCCGCCCCGCTGCTGGGTAGTGGAATCTGCTCCCGTCCACATCTCCTTCCTTACGCACGCGGCAAACTCCTCTTGTGCGGCTCCGCCGTTTCTCAACGGCGTGTCGCGGCTGTAATCGTGGGAGTTTGAGCAAAGCAGAGGGTGCCCGGCGCATAAACGCCACCAAATCCCAATCCCAATCCTAAAATCCTCGTAATCACTAACCCCGAGCGAGAGTGCGCAGTGACGCGACGCGAGCGCAGCACTACTACAAGGCTCCAAGCAAAGCGATGAACAGGCGCGCCCACTCTACTGAGTCTTCCCCCGAGTCTCACCGAAAGAACAAGGCACCACCTAGCAAGCACTAGCACGGCGCAAAGGCAAAATTAAGGAAGGCGAACTGGCGAACGACTCGCCGAGGGGCGCCCAAGATCGAGCCGAGCTCCCAACCGGCCGGAGGTCGGTCGCTTCGGCCGCAAGGAATCATCCGACCGCCGGGGTAAACTTCATTAACCATCGTCTCTTTTGTttctcctgctgctgcggtTCGCGCTTAGTCGATTCGACCGGcttgccttttttctttccctcgaACACGGCCGGCTTGCTTTGGAGGTGGCTTCGATGCGAAGTTCTTGATTTTTGCCCTGCTTCTGCAACTTCTTGGGGGAAATTCCGAgggttttgtgttttttttcttctctttctttttgggTTTTGCTTTGCGGGTCAATTGGTGTCGTTTTCGTTGATCGAATCAATATGCATGGCATGGAGAAGACTGACCCGATCAACGAAATATTTCACCAAGTATGTATACTAGAATACTTAAAGCGGTAACCAAATGACTAGTTCACTAAATATTAGTACTACTACATGTTATTATCACTTGGCCAGACTTCGTTGTGGTTAACAATAATTCTCCTTATGCTCCATCATCATGTTACTCATGGATTACTACATAgtggtagattttttttatgcccACAATTAAGCACTTCACACAATTCACCAACTCTTTGATTGTTAATTGGCTATTAAGACAATGCTAGGACAAGAACTTGCGATAGCTGGCCCAGTCTCACTCCTTGTCTACTCATGATGTTTCCtaagttttgattttttttaggatatttttttttttgcaaattcgATGCGTTTTCCTTTGTTTCGAACACATGATCCAGCTATATGCCTATATCTATATGGAAATCAAATAAGGTTAGGTGGAACAGGCCGCTGAATAATTTTGCACGCTCGAAAATGTCAATGGGTGGCAATGATTAATATAGTATTGGAACAGGTCGTGCATAGTAATCTTCTGCTGGCTGTTAATCTATTATGGTGCTATGTCTCCAGCTTTATTGCACAAGAGTAAAAAAATTTTTTACTGCACAAGGGTGTTCATGGGTGGCAACATGGCAAACACACGAAAGATGTTCCTATATTTCAAATATTGGCAGATGCAACACTTCGATTTGTTGCGTTttgtattaattttttttgttgcgttTGTGTTCTGCTTTTCTGGTAAGCTGAATACCACAGCAAATTCGAATCCCCTGGCTCTCAACATAAAGCCAGGCAAGTGCCTGACAAGTATCTCATATTTCAGCACCCGCTCtacttgttgttgttgttgttgtgtgcTCATAATAAAGTTAACGCCTTCGCATTCTATAAGCTGacctttctttttgtttgaaatttgTTTAGGAGAAAATATTGTGAAAAACATAAGCTTTGGGACTGGAACAAACTAACCCTGCtgaataaataaatccaaGAGCCCACACTAGATTCTTCTTCATCTAAGGCGGAGGGAATTCTGCAGAGTCAGAGATTTCTCCGCTGTTATGGAAGTTCTCGATGGCACTCATCACAGGAATACAAGCATACATGATTTTGAAAAACCGGTACCAGTTCCTGCTGATGACACTCCAAATCCATCCTTGGAAATTCAAGAAGATATACCTCACAATTTGGCAGAGCACCAGGAGGACTTGAAGACCCATACGGGTCATACTGTTGCTTCATCACCAGAAACGTTATCACACTCAGATCCAGCTCAAGCACCTGATGATTTGTTGACCAGGACATATCGTGCTACTTCAGGAAATAAGATTGAAGTGAACAACATATCTGAAAATGGCTCAACCAGTGAGAGTACTGTGCTAACGACAGAAACAAAATCTAATGGAAACAGTATGAATCATCATGAGAACATTGCTGCCACCCCAAATGAGACAGGAAGGGTATCTGACAGCCGATACAGAGGTCTTGTTGACACTGCTGCACCATTTGAGTCTGTTAAAGAGGCTGTCACCAAGTTCGGAGGAATTGTTGATTGGAAAGCATACAAAACTCATACGCTGGAGGTAATGCCACTTTGTTTAGTACTGTATATGGATGCTCTCACTAAAATAAACTGCACATGGACAATATGTTTCCACCCACTGATGTTCATCTTCATACATGCTATCGTTAACGAACTTTATTTAAATGCAGAGACGCAGGGGCATGCAACTGGAACTGGAAAAGGTTCAACGAGACATCCCACAATTCAAAGAGTATTCAGAAGCTGCTGAAGTAGCAAAATCACACACGGTTGAGGAGCTACAAAGAACTAAGAGGCTCATAGAGGAACTGAAGCACAAGCTGGAGAGAGCACATGTTGAAGTGGACCAAGCAAAGCAGGATTCTGAACTCGCACAGCTTAGGGCGCAAGAAATGGAGAAGGGGATTGACGATGAAGCTAGTGTAGTAGCCCAAACACAGTTGGCAGTTGCCAAAGAAAGACATCAAAAGGCGGTTGAGGAACTGAAGCTGGTGAAGGAGGGACTGAGATCAACACATGAACAGTATACCACCTTAGCTAGTGAGAGGGATATAGCAATTAAAAGGGCAGAGGAAGTTGTTTCTGCTGTGCAGGAGATGGAGAAGCGAGTCGACGAACTCACTTTAGAACTTATTGCATCCAGAGAATCTCTTGAGGCGGCCCATGCCGCACATCATGAAGCAGAAGAACACAGACTTGGAGCAGCTTTGGCAAAAGAGCAGGATTGCCTGACTTGGGAGAAAGAGTTGCAGCAGGCACAAGAGGAGTTGCAGCAACTCAATGAACAACTTTTGTCCAAAACTTTTGTGGAGTCCAAACTTGGTGAGAACATGCGCAATTTGCTTAGCCTCAATACTGAGCTGGCTGCCTATTTGGAAAATAACTCGAGCGGTGAGGCTGAAGTGGTTGAGGTGCATGGTTCTGACGAAGATAAAGAAATTAGTAGGTCAATCAAGCAAGCTCTAGCTTCAGCAAGAATGGAGCTTGAGGATGTTAGAGCAAAcatagagaaaacaaaaaacgaaGCCAACTTAATACGGGTTGCTGCAGAATCACTCAGGTCAGAGCTGGATAATGAGAAAGCTTCACTTATTACATTGCAACAGAGGGAGAGTATGGCATCTATCACAGTTTCTTCTCTAGAAGCTGAGCTCAATAGAACAAAACGAGAGATAGAGCTAGTGTACACCAATGAAGCAGTAAACCGAGAAAAAATGGTAGAGATTCCAAAGATGTTGCAGAAAGCGGCCCAGGAGGCAGATGATGCCAAGGTAACAGCTCATTCAGCACAAGAAGAACTAAGAAAAGTCAAGGAAGAAGCCGAGCAAAccaaggctgctgctgcaactGCAGAGATCAGGTTACGAGCATGTATGAAAGAAATAGAGGCTTCTAAAGCATCCGAGAGGCTAGCACTAGTGGCAGCTCAAGCATTGCTAGAGAGTGAGGAGGCAAGAAGTGTTGATGATTCTCCTAGAGGAGTGACAATTCCGATAAGCGAGTACTATACTCTTAGCAAGAGGGTTCATGAAGCTGAAGAGCTCTCGAATAAGAGGGTGGTGGCAGAGCTGGCAAAAATAGAGTTGGCAAAAGAGTCTGAATCAAGAACCCTGGAGAGATTACATGAAGCATTCAAGGATATGGACCAAAAGAAGGATGCTCTCAAAATCGTGTTGCAGAGGGCAAACAGGGCTGAGGAGGGGAAACTGGGTGCCGAGCAGCAGTTGAGGAAATGGAGATCTGAACATGAGCAACTCCGGAAAGCTCATGAAGCTGCAAAACATCCATTTAATCCTTTGAGTAGCCCATTTGCTGAACACAAGGCCTCTTACCAGCAAGATAAGGAAGTTCTTACAGAACTAAAATCACACATCTCAGATAGTAGCATGGATGGATATGTTTCGGAGAAGAAGCTACGGAAAAAGAAGTCATTCTTCCCGCAAATGTACACTCTTTTGTCTAGAAAGGCACAGGCAAAAACATAAGATTGTCCTATGTACATACATATCTTGCTCTACATTGTGCACTGTAAAATTGTAAAGGTGTGATGATGTTAATAAGTTGGTTTTCCATAGCCTTGTGATTTGTTGTAGACACTAGACCCAAGGTCATACCATATGTTTTTGTATGATGTTTGGGAACTGTTGATACTTATCTTTGCTTCTGTCTATTTCTCATGTGGATTGTGTCACCCAAGTTTTGCCTATATGTATATGGCCAAACTCAACAGGCTTGCTTCTTCCTATGCCATTGGTACTATTATAGTTGACCTTTCTGTCTAACAAAGCAAAGGAGACTGAAAGAGTCGATATTTACAATATTAGGGCAAAATAAAGTGGCAGGCAGCTACAAGATGAGGACTTTCATCAAGCATGGTTGATCTTACAGCCATGTCCTGCCAAATCTCCAGCATCAGGAGTAGCCTATTAGCAAACAATGGAGGGAACAAACCAAGCAAGGATGAAACTTGGGGGTCAGACGTCACCAATAAAAAGAATAGTGGTTCACAAACACCATTCGTTCTTATTGTATAATTGAACACATATATGAATCTTAATATTACCTGAAAGGCTATATTTTCTTAAATATTGATTCTGAATTTGAGTTCAGTGAAGTAGTTAGTCTTTACTTGGACATTTTTAGTTTAATCCTAACTCATGTTTCTTTAGGTTGAATAAATAAACACGCCTACAATATCATTAGCATCTTGACTTAAATCTATAtaatctataaagttgatccccactaTCTTCATTAAATGTTTGTAAGCTTGACATGCAAGGTGTTCACATCATCATCCACCTCATCATGCATCCACATCCCCACTAAGGTGAATTTAGTGTTTGCAAACTACACATGCAAGGtgtccacatcaccatccacatcatgcaaCCCGACAATCAATTCATCTTGGTGGCATTTTATAcaattcaattttttatcaCCTAAGACTTTTCAcccacatcaccatccacatcatgcacGCCGTGCAACCCGACAAGTAATTCATTCTGGTGATACCTTATACAATTCGATTTTTTATCACCTAATACTTTTCACCTAAAAATTTCACAAGTACCATGGTtctacaatattcatatttcttttgcatttgatcattttattatcatcatatttcttttgaatTTGATCATTTTATTATTATGTGTTGGTAACATCAATTTTGGCTACAAATATGCACATCATTCAACATCAATTTTACAAATATGCAAATAGAATTTTCCACGGCAACGCAcggggaatcacctagttATTCAGATGTTGGAATCCAACCTAATTTAGCAGACACTGAATTCATATTCTTTATAAAATTCCGTTCTTATGTGTATTCAAGCATATTTGTATTATTCGCTCCCAACTTTTTGTAGTGAATCCCGGAACAGAAACAACTATTGATCAAACGGGGGATCTAAACTCAAACTACAGAATACAGTGGTTGATTGTTTTACATCCCCAAATGAAACAGTGAAGCACATAGCTTTGCCCTCACATCTAAGTGGCAAGTAAATGTCATAGCAATACCATCAGCATAAAAATACCTCCATATAAGATATAAATGTACTGGATAAACAACAGTGATCACCCTGCCATGCGGGTCTGCAACACTAGGCTCTATATCAAGAATCTGCTGCCTAGCAATTTGATATTTTATCCGATGAGCATCACCACACTTTCTGTAACTTCGTTCTTGGCAAGGATCACAGGAATACCAATCATTATGAATAGCAAAACTAACACCAGAATAAGGTATGAACCCAACAAGCATAAAGGTCCTGGTCTCACATATGAGTGAGATACTTGGTAATAGTGTTTAAAATGCAAAGCATGCGGTATTGCGGTGACATTTATAAACAACATAAATATATAGTAAATTTGCAATAGCATGAATACATGAACTATTTTGTTTAGCACAATAGGTCAGTACCAAATCCGAACGAGAAAAAATGGAGTACTTATACCCGTACTTGCAACTTTTTAAAACAGTTCTGAAAAGATACGGATGTGCCcttctaattttattttcccaTTTGTGAGGACAACATCAACTATTGATTATTGATGTCTACCCTACTTTTCTCCTAGGCTTGCTTAGTTTAGCTTCgacattgtttttctttcttccctgGAGAGCTTCCTCCCCAATTGCGGTCATTGGATGAAGGCCAGTGGGTGGTTTGTAAACTTTGTGCTTCCTTTGCgctcttctactccctccgatccataaaaagtgtcgtccattttGTACCAAGTTAGACAACTtggtacaaaatgggcgacactttttatggatcggagggagtaatacacAATGACGCATGTTTGGAGATGCTtacatgagaaaaaaaaaatgtagtgGCTAGTTATTGGTTCATCCCTTACTCTTCTCCCAGTAGTCATAATTGTTCTTTTCCAGTGTACTAGTGTTTTTTATAAAGTAAATTGGACATCTAAATGAGGTAAAGAAACTATATATACCAATAATTTAAGAGAACTATATTAGCTCATAAGTGGAGTTAAGTGATTAAACTATAATCAAGTACTATATGAGATTTTTGTTTAGCAAAGGAACCACCATTTTAGCTGTCTGCAGAATTGCTATGTGTAAATGCAGCCCTGTGTACTATATTTAGGTGCTTTTGGCTTTGGCCTTTTGGCTTTTGACTAGATATTGTTACATGATGGTACAAGCAAAAAGCCAAAGCCAAAAGAATAGGTGCTTTTTTTTAGCTTATAAGCCCAAAGTCAAAGCCACACTTTAAGCCTAATCAAACAGGGCTGAAGACAAGATGAGAATAAAACGTAGTATAAAATATTACATAACCACCCAGGGTTGTTAGCTTGTTTGATTGTTTCCATCTATCTATATGTAAGCGCATAGGCCCTCTCATAAATAAAGATATCAAGTAGCTCTCTACTTTTACTACCTAGCTTTAGAATAGAATTTAGGGTTATGCCATCACAACAACATTCCAATTAAAGCATGTATGATAATCTATACCAGTCAGCCAATAAACTTAAGTATCACAGAAGTTTTGGATCCCTACATCTATAGGAAATAAGAAATGCCAAAACTCAAGACTAGTAACTTCCATTTGAGATAACGGATTGTCATATCTGCATCCCAAAACAGATACAAATAAGATGAAATCGGAAGTTATATGCGAATACTTGGTCAATAGCATGTGTCCAGTTTGCTGTAAGCATATGAATCAGATGACTCAAAACATCAAGGTAATTCCACGTCATGAAAAAATGATCTCATTATCCTTCAGATGATTCAGATAAATAATATGCAATGCACATAGATTTGAGGATCGGATGTTAAAAGGAACCCATCATTCATCTATTATTCAATTAATTCTGTTATGCGTATTGTTCAATAATGATTCTGATCGCCCATTAAGGTGACAAgtgtgcttttcttttctctttcttttttgggcATATAGTCACTTTTCACAGCCTGAAGAACACAATTAGGCCTCTGTAACAAGAAGTTTGAGGAATCTTACTCTGTTCTTTTCAGGATAAGATTGATAAGCACAAACTTTAGAATTATACTAAAATTCGATAACAGTAACTGAGTTACATAAGGGTTAAAAGGAATAAATATCTGTTAACTGTGTGAGTACTATGATAAAACTTTAGAATGGTGatatgaataaaaaaaatacgttAGTTTTGGCCTTTGGGCCTTGTGGCTATACATGGCGAAGGACAAAAGGAAACAATAACGAAAATAGTCATACTGGAAGAATGAAAAGAGGAAAAGCATCCCATGAGAGACTGGGGAAATGGTCATTCATCACAAGAGTGAAATGTGAAAAAGTCTAGGTTCGAGCTGAAAAGGGATCCATGACTGGTGTTGACAAATGGAGCAAGCCTTAGTTCTTGGAGACTTGCTAATCAAAGTCAAGGGCGCATATACACACCTTAAGGCCACAGGTTCATTTGAAC
This is a stretch of genomic DNA from Brachypodium distachyon strain Bd21 chromosome 1, Brachypodium_distachyon_v3.0, whole genome shotgun sequence. It encodes these proteins:
- the LOC100844500 gene encoding protein WEAK CHLOROPLAST MOVEMENT UNDER BLUE LIGHT 1, which gives rise to MEVLDGTHHRNTSIHDFEKPVPVPADDTPNPSLEIQEDIPHNLAEHQEDLKTHTGHTVASSPETLSHSDPAQAPDDLLTRTYRATSGNKIEVNNISENGSTSESTVLTTETKSNGNSMNHHENIAATPNETGRVSDSRYRGLVDTAAPFESVKEAVTKFGGIVDWKAYKTHTLERRRGMQLELEKVQRDIPQFKEYSEAAEVAKSHTVEELQRTKRLIEELKHKLERAHVEVDQAKQDSELAQLRAQEMEKGIDDEASVVAQTQLAVAKERHQKAVEELKLVKEGLRSTHEQYTTLASERDIAIKRAEEVVSAVQEMEKRVDELTLELIASRESLEAAHAAHHEAEEHRLGAALAKEQDCLTWEKELQQAQEELQQLNEQLLSKTFVESKLGENMRNLLSLNTELAAYLENNSSGEAEVVEVHGSDEDKEISRSIKQALASARMELEDVRANIEKTKNEANLIRVAAESLRSELDNEKASLITLQQRESMASITVSSLEAELNRTKREIELVYTNEAVNREKMVEIPKMLQKAAQEADDAKVTAHSAQEELRKVKEEAEQTKAAAATAEIRLRACMKEIEASKASERLALVAAQALLESEEARSVDDSPRGVTIPISEYYTLSKRVHEAEELSNKRVVAELAKIELAKESESRTLERLHEAFKDMDQKKDALKIVLQRANRAEEGKLGAEQQLRKWRSEHEQLRKAHEAAKHPFNPLSSPFAEHKASYQQDKEVLTELKSHISDSSMDGYVSEKKLRKKKSFFPQMYTLLSRKAQAKT